The nucleotide sequence TTTCCACGAGCTAAAAAATGACTAAATAAAGTTTTTGCTTCGTAATTTTTTCTATAAAATGCTATAAACTCTTCATAATCCAGCCCGTTTAATTTAACTTTTGTAAATTTATCTATAAAAAACGAGTTTGAAGTAGTTGAAATGATGATATTTTCACATTTACAAGGAGGATAAAAATCGTTTTTTACTCCATCAAATCCTATCGCCTTTATCTTTTTATCTTTTATGAACTCATTTAAACTAGGTATAAAATCAACCCTGATATCTTCTAAATTCAAATATAAAAAATCTTGCCCAAACTCCTCTAAATACTGCATTAAAAGCGCTGTTTTACCGCTATTTATAGCTCCTTGCAAAATAATTTTATTGCCGTTAAAGTACGTTTTTCTATCTATAAATTTTGGATTTTTCGGAGGATTTTGATAGAAGTATTCTAAAATATCCATAATATACCTAAAATAGCGATTTCTCAAGCGCTTTTAGATGAAAACTAAGTCTTGTTAGTTCGTTTGAGCCATATCGTTTTAAGGCTTCTATATGCGCTTTTACGCCGTATCCTTTATGTTTTGCATATCCAAAATCTGGATAAATTTTATCAAAACGTCTCATTTGTCTATCTCTGCTAACTTTTGCGATGATGCTCGCTGCGCTTACTTGAGGGACGCTTGAGTCGGCTTTTATAATAGTTTTTATGTTTTTAACACCATAATCGCAGTTTCCATCATAGATAAAATCGCACTCGTTAAAATGCATTTTTATCACGTTTAAAGCACGTCTTAAACAGTCGCTAAGTCCGATTTCATCGACTATAGTATTTCTAAAATAAACTACTAAATAATCACTCATTTTTTCTAAATTTAAAAAAATTGCTTCTCTTTTTTGTTCGGTTAATTTTTTTGAATCACTAAGCCCAAGTTCAAGAATTTCTTTTTTAAATTTAGGCTTAAACATACATCCGGCTACGACTAATTCACCTGCTAATGCTCCACGTCCGGCTTCATCTATGCCGCAAATTTCAGCCATTTGTTATCTTTTTATTTTTATAAATAGAGCTCAAAAATGCAATTACTATAAATCCAAATCCTATGGTTCCTGTTATGGCTTCCCCAACTTCATGAAAAACATTTATAAACATTATGATAGCTAGTGCCAAAATAGCGTAATGCGCTCCATGTTCAAGATAGATGAAACTCTCAAGAGTTTTTTTATGCACCATATAAATTGTTAAACTTCTTACAAACATAGCTCCGATTCCAAGACCTATCATAATAATAAAGATATTTTCACTCATTGCAAATGCTCCGATAACTCCATCAAAACTGAAACTAGCATCTAAAACTTCAAGATATAAAAATCCCATAATTCCGCTTTTTACACCATTTGCACTAAAAATATCATCAAACAAAGATAGCGCCATATGCAGTAAAATAGCACCGAAATACGATAGCGCGTAACTAGCATTTTGTGTTAAAAATACGATGATCATACCTGCTAGTATCGCTATAAAAAGTGCTATGGAATTTGTTTTAGAAAGTATATGCACAAGGTAGTTGTCTTCTATGAATCTTATCCATTTTACATCTTTTTCCTCAAAGAAAAACGACAAAAATACCATCAATAAAAACGCACCGCCAAATATATAAATTTGATTTTTGTTCGCACTTAATGCGTTGTGATAAGCATCAGGATTATTTAAAGCCAAAGAGAATGTTTCCCACATTCCAAGATTTGCTGCGACTGAAACTATAAGAATAGGAAATAAAAATCTCATTCCAAAAACAGCGATCGGAATACCAAAAATGATAAATCTATCTTGCCATTTCTTGCTCATTCCAGATAGTATCTTTGCATTGACAACAGCATTATCAAAACTAAGACTAACTTCTAAAATTCCAAGCAAAAAACAGATATAAACTGCTAAAAAACCACCGATAAAATATGCAAGTAAAAGACCTATAATCGTGATAATAAATGATGAGTAAAAGTATTTCATAAAATCTCCAAAAAAGTGAAAAATATTATAGCATAAATTGATTTAATTTTATAATATTGGATTAATGATATTAAATATCATTAAATATTTTAATGTATAATAACTCAAATTTATCAGGAGAAAGTTTGCAAGAGATATTAAAAATTAGCCATTTGAGTAAAAAATTTGGAAATAACACTGTTTTAAAAGATATAAATCTTAGTTTAAACTCAGGAGAGATACTGAGCATTTTAGGCGGTAGCGGATGTGGCAAATCAACTCTTCTTAGAATAATAGCAAATTTAGAAACCGCAGATGGCGGAGATATCGAGCTTTTAGGTGATGAAGTATGCAAAAATGGAGTATGCAGTAAAAATAAAAAAGTAGGTATGATGTTTCAAAACTATGCTTTGTTCCCACATATAAACGTAGCTGAAAATATCGCTTTTGCGCTTCACGCGCTACCAAAAAACCGGAGAAATCAAAAAGTTTTAGAGTTGCTGGACAAGTTTCACATAAGTGAGTTAAAAGATAAAATGATAGATAAAATCAGCGGTGGTCAAGCTCAAAGAGTAGCTTTTGCAAGAGCCGTAGCGAACGAAGAGCGGCTTTTGCTTTTAGATGAACCATTCGCAAATTTAGACTCACATTTAAAAAATATGCTTAGAAATGAGCTAAAAGCGATGATAAAAGAGAATTCATTAAGCGCTATAATGGTCACTCACGATAAATTTGACGCATTTTTGTTAAGTGATAAGATAGCTCTGATATCAAAAGGTGAAGTTTTAGCTTGCGCAACTCCAAGAGAGCTTTATTTTGATCCAAAAACAGCTGAAATAGCTAAGTTTTTAGGTGATATAAACGAGATAAACCCGGACGCTACTTCAAATTTACCTGCTAAATTTAAAAACTGGTTAGAGGCGAAAAATTTTATGTTTAGACCAGAAGAGATAATAAGCTCAAATGAGTTTGAAGCTAAAGTAGTAAGCTCACAGTTTTTAGGTGCGAATTATAAACTTGAGCTTGATTTTATGGGAGTTAGATTTCATACTTTTGTAAGTTCGATCTATAATGTAAATAATAGTTTTAAATTTGGCTTAGCTTAAGTTTTTATTACTCTTGTTTTTGGTTAAGTAAGCCACAACTCTCACAAGCATCTTCAAATCCCATCTCGCATGCGTGACAAAAATAGTGTTTTGCTTTGACAACATCTTGTTCTATACCGCTTTTTTCTAAGTAGATAAAATACATCAGCGCTATATAATTACATCCGTTTGCCTCTCCCATTTCACACGCTTTTTTAAATAACTCAGTAGCCTTATAGTAGTCTTTTGGTATAAAGTTTCCATTTGCATACATAATCCCAAGCTCGCTACAGCTGATATAGTGTCCTTTTTCACACGCTTTTTCATATAGTTTTGCAGCCATTTGGCGGTTTTGTTCTACTGCGTTACCGTTTTCGTACATTACTCCTAGATATCCACAAGCCTTTGCTTCTCCGCCGTCGCACGCTTTTTGAAATAATTTTACAGCTTTTTTATAATCTTGCTTCACACCTTGACTTAATACATACAAATTTCCAAGAGTATAGCAGCTGCTCATATTTCCTTTATCGCACTCTTTTTGAAAGCTTATAGCTGCACTTTTGTAATCTCTATCTTCATACGCTTTCAAACCATTTTCATAATCTTTGCAAAACACTAAAACAGCACTTGCAATATAAATCAAAACCAGTTTTTTCAAATTTATATCCCTTTAAAATAATACAATATGATAAATTTATCATATTAATTTTTAAATCCAACTTTTTTATTTTAAATTTGGTTTAAATTTAATCTCTAATTCTCACGCCATTCAGGCTGGATAGTTATGTGACCTATTTCAAGTCTGTTTTTTAAACTAAGAGATAGATCATTGATTATTTCATCAAATTTAAAAATATCATTTTTGTTAAGAACTATATGAGCAGTCAAAACATACATTTTATGCGTTATTTCACTTATATGTAAGTCATGCACATCTAAAACTAAAGGATTTTCTAACATAACTTTTTTTGCTACATTTATGTCTATCGGAGACGCTTCTAATAGTATATTTATGCTATCTCTTGCTAGAGAAAACGACCATTTGGCTATTATGATAGCGATAAATAGAGCCAAAGCGCTGTCTATCCACCATAAATTTGTAAAATATACTATTATGCCGCCTAAAATTATAGCTACAGAGCTTAATAGATCACTCATCATATGTGCAAAACTTGATTTGATATTTAAATTTCCCATATCGCCTTTTAGCATTATTAAACCAGTTGTGATATTTACTCCTAGACCTATCGCAGCTACTATAAGCATCGTTCCGATCTCGATCGGCTCAGGATTTATGAGCTTCATAATAGCTTCATACACGATAAATAGACCAAAAATAGCTATTAAAATCGAGTTTATAAAAGCTGCTATCGTCTCGAACCTGTGATATCCAAATGTTTTTTGCTCACTACTAAAGCTAGAAGCCGCCCATATGGCAAACCAGCTAAGCCCCAAAGCTATGACGTGCGATAGCATATGCAAAGTATCGCTCATTAGCGCTAAAGAGTTTGTGATGAGCGCGTAGATAAATTGAAATACCATTGCTATCACTGTTATAAAAAGGCTGATTTTGAGAACTTTTTTATTTGTATTTGCAGACGAATGAGAGTGTGAATGCACGTGATGATGGTCATCTGCGTGGCTATGACAGCTTTGTTCTAATGGTTTATGAGTTATATGTCCATGTACGCATTGCATATTTTTTCCTTGTTTTTTTTAAATTTAATTCTAATTTAGCATAAAATTACTTTAAAAAAGATAAAATAACTCTTTAAAATGGAAATTTAAATTTATATAAAATATTTAATTAAATAATTTAAGTTTTAATTTAATAATTTTTATAAATTTATTATAGAAGTATGGATTTATCGGTACTATTTATTTTATAAAGCTTAAAAAATAATGGTAAATTTATTTATAAATGATATTTGATATCATTGGTAACAATTTTGTAATTGTATTTCTTAAGCTTTGTAAAACTTCAAAAGAGATATAATTCCAGACCATAAAAGGATTAAATTTGAAGATAATTAAACGTGATGGAAGTTTGCAAGATTTTGCAAGTTATAAAATAGAAAATGCAATAACAAAAGCTTATAAAAGTGCCATTAAAAAACCAAATGCAGAGCTTATAAAAAATGTATTGTCTATGGTAAAAGACAAAATGAGCGTCGAAGAAATTCAAGATATCATAGAAAAAGCACTCTTTGATAGCGGCGATTTTAGTGTGATGCGAAGTTTTATGCTTTATAGACATACTCATACTATGCAGCGCGGTGGTGAGCTTGATGAGCGCACAACTTATATAAACTCGACTCAAACCATAGAAGAGTATATCGGAAAGTCTGATTGGCGTATTATGGCAAACTCAAATACGAGTTATTCAAACGCTGGACTTATAAACAACACAGCTGGAAAAGTCATCGCAAACTATTGGCTAGACGCTGTTTATAATGATCATGAGGGCGCAGCTCATAGAAACGGCGATTATCACATACACGACCTTGATTGTTTGACTGGATACTGCGCTGGTTGGAGTCTTAGAGCTTTGCTAAATGAAGGATTTAACGGTGTAAGAGGAAGAGTCGAGAGTAGGGCGCCAAATCATTTTAGAGAAGCTTTATATCAAATGGCGAATTTTCTAGGGATTTTACAAAGCGAATGGGCAGGAGCGCAAGCATTTAGCAGTTTTGACACCTACCTTGCACCTTATGTTTTTAAAGATAAACTTAGCGATAAAGAGATCAAAAAAGCTCTTACTAGCTTTATATTTAACTTAAATGTTCCTGCTCGTTGGGGTCAAAGTCCATTTACGAACGTTACTATCGATATGGTTCCTCCAAGTGATTTAAAAGGACAAATTCCTACTAAAAACGACATTCATTTATTTACAAATTTAAATGATGAAGAGTTGGAAGCTGAGTGTAAAAAACGGGGTCGTTCAAATCTTAAAGATATGACTTACGGTGATTTTAAACCCGAAATGGATAGGATAAATATCGCTTTTTACGAGATACTTACGCAGGGCGATAAATGTTCGCAGCCATTTACGTTTCCTATACCGACTGTAAATATCACCGAAGATTTTGACTGGGATAGCAAGGTTGCTACAAAGCTTTTTGAAAATACCGCCAAAATGGGTTCTAGCTATTTTCAAAATTTCATCGGATCTCAATATGTGAAAGATGAGTTTGGCAACCGCATTCCAAATGAAAAAGCCTATAAACCAGGCGCTGTTCGTTCTATGTGCTGTAGATTGCAGCTTGACTTACGTGAGCTTTTAAAGCGTGGCGGCGGACTTTTTGGAAGTGCTGAGATGACAGGAAGTATCGGCGTAGTTACTCTAAATTTAGCGAGGCTTGGATATCTTTTTAAAAATGACAAAAAAGCTCTTTATGCAAGACTTGATGAGCTATTAGAACTAGCAAAAAGCACACTTGAAAAGAAGCGTAAATTCATAAATGAGATGTACGAAAGAGGTCTTTATCCATACACTGCACGGTATCTTAAAACGTTCAATAACCATTTTAGCACTATCGGAATAAACGGTGCAAATGAGATGATACGAAATTTTACGAATGATAAGGAAAATATAACTACTAAATTTGGTATAGAGTTTGCAAAAGAGCTTATAGAGTATCTAAGAGCTAAGATGATAGAGTTTCAAGGGGCTACTGGAAATTTATACAAC is from Campylobacter fetus subsp. testudinum 03-427 and encodes:
- the rnhB gene encoding ribonuclease HII (Pfam match to PF01351.14 RNase_HII), whose amino-acid sequence is MAEICGIDEAGRGALAGELVVAGCMFKPKFKKEILELGLSDSKKLTEQKREAIFLNLEKMSDYLVVYFRNTIVDEIGLSDCLRRALNVIKMHFNECDFIYDGNCDYGVKNIKTIIKADSSVPQVSAASIIAKVSRDRQMRRFDKIYPDFGYAKHKGYGVKAHIEALKRYGSNELTRLSFHLKALEKSLF
- a CDS encoding hypothetical membrane protein (DUF475 domain) (Pfam match to PF04332.11 DUF475), encoding MKYFYSSFIITIIGLLLAYFIGGFLAVYICFLLGILEVSLSFDNAVVNAKILSGMSKKWQDRFIIFGIPIAVFGMRFLFPILIVSVAANLGMWETFSLALNNPDAYHNALSANKNQIYIFGGAFLLMVFLSFFFEEKDVKWIRFIEDNYLVHILSKTNSIALFIAILAGMIIVFLTQNASYALSYFGAILLHMALSLFDDIFSANGVKSGIMGFLYLEVLDASFSFDGVIGAFAMSENIFIIMIGLGIGAMFVRSLTIYMVHKKTLESFIYLEHGAHYAILALAIIMFINVFHEVGEAITGTIGFGFIVIAFLSSIYKNKKITNG
- a CDS encoding ABC transporter, ATP-binding protein (Pfam match to PF00005.23 ABC_tran); the encoded protein is MQEILKISHLSKKFGNNTVLKDINLSLNSGEILSILGGSGCGKSTLLRIIANLETADGGDIELLGDEVCKNGVCSKNKKVGMMFQNYALFPHINVAENIAFALHALPKNRRNQKVLELLDKFHISELKDKMIDKISGGQAQRVAFARAVANEERLLLLDEPFANLDSHLKNMLRNELKAMIKENSLSAIMVTHDKFDAFLLSDKIALISKGEVLACATPRELYFDPKTAEIAKFLGDINEINPDATSNLPAKFKNWLEAKNFMFRPEEIISSNEFEAKVVSSQFLGANYKLELDFMGVRFHTFVSSIYNVNNSFKFGLA
- a CDS encoding Sel1 domain repeat-containing protein (Pfam matches to PF08238.8 Sel1, and to PF08238.8 Sel1, and to PF08238.8 Sel1), which produces MKKLVLIYIASAVLVFCKDYENGLKAYEDRDYKSAAISFQKECDKGNMSSCYTLGNLYVLSQGVKQDYKKAVKLFQKACDGGEAKACGYLGVMYENGNAVEQNRQMAAKLYEKACEKGHYISCSELGIMYANGNFIPKDYYKATELFKKACEMGEANGCNYIALMYFIYLEKSGIEQDVVKAKHYFCHACEMGFEDACESCGLLNQKQE
- a CDS encoding Co/Zn/Cd efflux system component (Pfam match to PF01545.17 Cation_efflux), which gives rise to MQCVHGHITHKPLEQSCHSHADDHHHVHSHSHSSANTNKKVLKISLFITVIAMVFQFIYALITNSLALMSDTLHMLSHVIALGLSWFAIWAASSFSSEQKTFGYHRFETIAAFINSILIAIFGLFIVYEAIMKLINPEPIEIGTMLIVAAIGLGVNITTGLIMLKGDMGNLNIKSSFAHMMSDLLSSVAIILGGIIVYFTNLWWIDSALALFIAIIIAKWSFSLARDSINILLEASPIDINVAKKVMLENPLVLDVHDLHISEITHKMYVLTAHIVLNKNDIFKFDEIINDLSLSLKNRLEIGHITIQPEWREN
- the nrdD2 gene encoding anaerobic ribonucleoside triphosphate reductase (Pfam matches to PF13597.2 NRDD, and to PF03477.12 ATP-cone) — its product is MKIIKRDGSLQDFASYKIENAITKAYKSAIKKPNAELIKNVLSMVKDKMSVEEIQDIIEKALFDSGDFSVMRSFMLYRHTHTMQRGGELDERTTYINSTQTIEEYIGKSDWRIMANSNTSYSNAGLINNTAGKVIANYWLDAVYNDHEGAAHRNGDYHIHDLDCLTGYCAGWSLRALLNEGFNGVRGRVESRAPNHFREALYQMANFLGILQSEWAGAQAFSSFDTYLAPYVFKDKLSDKEIKKALTSFIFNLNVPARWGQSPFTNVTIDMVPPSDLKGQIPTKNDIHLFTNLNDEELEAECKKRGRSNLKDMTYGDFKPEMDRINIAFYEILTQGDKCSQPFTFPIPTVNITEDFDWDSKVATKLFENTAKMGSSYFQNFIGSQYVKDEFGNRIPNEKAYKPGAVRSMCCRLQLDLRELLKRGGGLFGSAEMTGSIGVVTLNLARLGYLFKNDKKALYARLDELLELAKSTLEKKRKFINEMYERGLYPYTARYLKTFNNHFSTIGINGANEMIRNFTNDKENITTKFGIEFAKELIEYLRAKMIEFQGATGNLYNLEATPAEGTTYRFAKEDKKRYPDIIQAGFDEKVYYTNSTQLPANFSSDPFHSLNLQDELQSSYTGGTVFHLYMNERLSSVSACKKLVKNIVENYKLPYITITPVFSICPKHGYIAGEHEYCPKCDEEILSLA